Proteins co-encoded in one Haladaptatus sp. ZSTT2 genomic window:
- a CDS encoding FAD-binding oxidoreductase: MALTERQPFPLEAVDELRGLVRGGVLLPGETGYDDARRIWNGLIDCYPAIILRARGANDVMQGVRFAREYDLEIAVKGGGHNVSGSAVCDGGLVLDCAEMQSVRIDPVAKTARVEPGAVLHDFDVEAQAYGLVTPLGFISTTGVAGLTLGGGFGYLSRKWGLTVDNLRSVDLVTATGELVHASETENPALFWAIRGGGGNFGVVTSFEFSLHKLAGPVLCGPIMYDLKDAPAVVRDVVAFMADAPDEVSCLVGLRNAPPAPFLPLAWHGKPVLAVTPIYVGDPDTGEAALAPLRAIGDPIVDAVAPRPYTVFQSLFDAAGLPGVRNYWQSHYFEELTEEAIDSICAHAARISTPESTIGLLTLGGAVADVPADATSYPHREAAWVVNIQSRWNDPETDEAQMDWARSLSLALEPHATGGVYVNFISERDDETQVRAAYGADTYDRLVDVKTTWDPDNVFHLNQNIPPRT, translated from the coding sequence ATGGCACTTACAGAGCGGCAGCCGTTTCCACTGGAGGCCGTAGATGAGTTACGAGGACTCGTCAGGGGAGGTGTTCTCCTGCCCGGGGAGACCGGGTACGACGATGCCCGCCGGATATGGAACGGGCTAATAGACTGCTATCCAGCGATTATTCTCAGAGCCCGCGGCGCAAACGACGTGATGCAGGGGGTTCGCTTCGCGCGCGAGTACGACCTCGAAATCGCCGTCAAAGGCGGCGGGCACAACGTCTCGGGGAGTGCGGTGTGCGACGGGGGACTGGTACTCGACTGCGCTGAGATGCAGTCGGTCAGAATCGACCCCGTGGCGAAAACTGCGCGCGTCGAACCCGGCGCGGTGCTCCACGACTTCGACGTCGAAGCGCAAGCCTACGGGCTGGTAACCCCCCTCGGGTTCATCTCGACTACGGGTGTCGCTGGACTCACGCTCGGGGGCGGTTTTGGCTACCTTTCGCGAAAGTGGGGGCTCACCGTAGACAATCTGCGATCGGTTGACCTCGTGACGGCCACTGGCGAACTCGTCCACGCGAGCGAAACCGAGAACCCAGCTCTGTTCTGGGCGATTCGCGGGGGTGGGGGCAACTTCGGCGTCGTGACCTCGTTCGAGTTCAGCCTCCACAAACTCGCCGGGCCGGTGCTCTGTGGGCCGATAATGTACGACCTGAAAGACGCCCCTGCAGTGGTGCGCGACGTGGTGGCGTTCATGGCGGACGCCCCCGACGAGGTGTCGTGTCTGGTCGGCCTGCGAAACGCGCCACCGGCACCCTTCTTGCCGCTTGCGTGGCACGGCAAGCCGGTGTTGGCCGTCACGCCGATTTACGTGGGCGATCCCGATACGGGGGAAGCCGCACTCGCCCCGTTGCGGGCGATTGGCGACCCAATCGTCGACGCGGTTGCGCCGCGACCGTACACCGTGTTCCAGTCGCTGTTCGACGCCGCTGGCCTGCCGGGCGTGCGTAACTACTGGCAGTCACACTACTTCGAGGAACTCACGGAGGAAGCCATCGACAGCATCTGTGCGCACGCAGCGCGCATTTCGACCCCCGAGAGCACCATCGGACTGCTCACGCTCGGCGGTGCCGTGGCTGACGTGCCTGCCGATGCGACGTCGTATCCACACCGCGAGGCGGCGTGGGTGGTGAACATCCAATCGCGGTGGAACGACCCCGAAACGGACGAGGCGCAGATGGACTGGGCGCGGTCGCTCTCTCTTGCCCTCGAACCTCACGCGACCGGCGGCGTCTACGTCAACTTCATCAGCGAACGCGATGACGAAACGCAGGTGCGCGCCGCCTACGGCGCAGACACTTACGACCGACTGGTCGACGTGAAGACAACGTGGGACCCAGACAACGTGTTCCACCTGAATCAGAATATCCCGCCTCGAACGTGA
- a CDS encoding anaerobic glycerol-3-phosphate dehydrogenase subunit C, with amino-acid sequence MSDSEKFPIDVFPEAEEMDLRPGADSCYKCSTCDTSCPVAEVDDDFPGPKFQGPEQWRLKRKDDVSVDESVMKCSNCMRCDGACPSEVPLSQMHNTARGEYVTEEMSMLSREYWRNRILANYGTLARVGSKVPRLTNFVMGNSVVQQLNEKFLGITAEREFPEFATETFVDWFEERGGAKIQSDEKRVAYFHGDYANYNTPEVAKALVRVFEHYGYEVAVPDQRCSGTPMFANGMLDDARRAAKFNVETFHDLVSAGYDIVCSCTSCSMALRQEYPELFSFEGTAEVAAHTYEALEYLRIYEDVEGDLKGSKPDFPDLAYHAPCHARNQGLDGQAVNLFADLDGVSVTDVGDSCSGISGTYGWKEENYDTSMKIGEEMFEHMDDAPGETGLTECPTCAMQMGHGSGYEIRHPLEVVESALVE; translated from the coding sequence ATGAGTGATTCAGAAAAGTTCCCCATCGACGTGTTTCCCGAGGCGGAGGAGATGGACCTCCGGCCCGGGGCGGACAGTTGCTATAAGTGCTCGACCTGCGACACCTCGTGTCCGGTCGCAGAAGTTGACGACGACTTCCCCGGCCCGAAATTTCAGGGGCCAGAGCAGTGGCGGCTCAAACGCAAAGACGACGTGAGCGTTGACGAATCGGTGATGAAGTGCTCGAACTGTATGCGCTGTGACGGGGCGTGTCCCTCCGAAGTGCCCCTCTCGCAGATGCACAACACCGCTCGCGGCGAGTACGTCACAGAGGAGATGTCGATGTTAAGCCGCGAATACTGGCGCAATCGCATCCTCGCAAACTACGGGACGCTCGCTCGCGTTGGCTCGAAAGTCCCGCGACTCACCAACTTCGTCATGGGCAATTCGGTGGTTCAACAGCTAAACGAGAAATTCCTCGGCATCACCGCAGAGCGTGAGTTCCCCGAATTTGCGACCGAGACGTTCGTGGACTGGTTTGAGGAGCGAGGCGGTGCAAAGATTCAGTCAGACGAAAAGCGCGTCGCCTACTTCCACGGCGATTACGCGAACTACAACACCCCGGAGGTGGCGAAGGCGCTCGTCCGCGTGTTCGAACACTACGGCTACGAAGTCGCCGTCCCCGACCAGCGGTGTTCGGGGACGCCGATGTTTGCAAACGGGATGCTCGACGACGCCCGGCGGGCGGCGAAGTTCAACGTCGAAACCTTCCACGACCTCGTGTCTGCGGGCTACGACATCGTCTGTTCGTGTACGTCGTGTTCGATGGCGCTGCGCCAAGAGTACCCTGAGTTGTTCAGCTTCGAGGGAACCGCTGAAGTCGCCGCCCACACCTACGAGGCGCTCGAATACCTCCGCATCTACGAAGACGTGGAAGGTGACCTGAAGGGGTCGAAACCGGACTTTCCCGACCTCGCCTATCACGCGCCGTGTCACGCCCGCAATCAGGGCTTAGACGGGCAGGCGGTGAACCTGTTTGCAGACTTAGACGGCGTCTCCGTCACGGACGTTGGCGATTCGTGTTCCGGCATCTCCGGAACCTACGGCTGGAAGGAGGAAAATTACGATACGTCAATGAAGATCGGCGAGGAGATGTTCGAGCACATGGACGACGCACCGGGGGAAACCGGCCTCACCGAGTGTCCGACCTGTGCGATGCAGATGGGCCACGGTTCTGGCTACGAGATTCGCCATCCGCTCGAAGTCGTCGAATCGGCGCTCGTGGAGTAG
- the glpB gene encoding glycerol-3-phosphate dehydrogenase subunit GlpB gives MIESDVLVIGGGLAGATSALAAAREGASVRLVSHKESTLRHASGLIDILGYHDGDLLADPFAALDDLPEGHPYERVGERALREGLALFDEVTGDLYAGDHTEKNALVPTTGGTVKPTARYPNSVAPGLASDTSEMLLVGFETLTDFGAPLAAAHLENAGVPFSVRGITARFPMLRADAKVTRYAKVLDTDETGIRGQLVKAIEPHVGDAERVGFPAVLGHDHPQRVREELADELGVDVFEVPGGPPSLPGIRLEAALFDALREAGVAVETGNPVVGFEAAEGYIDHVEVERTHQHIPYYAEEFVLATGGLVGKGLTSSRAGVREPVFSLPISQPEDRYDWFEDEAFGNHAFARFGVDVDTELQPCDETGAVAYENLRAAGGVLGGADFAVEKSGSGSSLATGWAAGRGAGADL, from the coding sequence GTGATAGAAAGCGACGTCCTCGTCATCGGCGGCGGCCTCGCCGGAGCGACATCCGCGCTGGCCGCCGCCCGCGAGGGCGCATCGGTGCGCCTCGTCTCGCACAAAGAATCGACGCTCCGCCACGCGTCGGGCCTTATTGACATACTTGGCTATCACGACGGCGACCTGCTCGCAGACCCCTTTGCCGCGCTCGATGACTTGCCGGAGGGCCACCCCTACGAGCGCGTTGGCGAGAGGGCACTCAGAGAGGGGCTGGCGCTGTTCGACGAGGTGACGGGCGACCTGTACGCGGGCGACCACACCGAGAAAAACGCGCTCGTCCCGACCACCGGCGGGACGGTGAAACCGACCGCACGATACCCGAACAGCGTGGCCCCGGGGCTTGCGAGCGACACCAGCGAAATGCTCCTCGTCGGCTTCGAGACGCTCACCGATTTCGGCGCGCCACTCGCTGCCGCCCACCTTGAAAACGCGGGCGTCCCCTTTTCGGTTCGTGGCATCACCGCCCGCTTCCCGATGCTTCGAGCCGACGCGAAGGTGACGCGCTACGCGAAAGTGCTCGACACCGACGAGACGGGCATTCGCGGCCAACTTGTCAAGGCCATCGAACCCCACGTCGGCGACGCAGAACGAGTTGGCTTCCCGGCGGTGCTCGGCCACGACCATCCCCAACGCGTGCGCGAGGAACTCGCAGATGAACTCGGTGTGGACGTGTTCGAAGTGCCCGGCGGCCCGCCCTCGTTGCCCGGCATTCGCCTCGAAGCCGCGCTGTTCGACGCCCTTCGCGAGGCGGGAGTCGCCGTCGAAACGGGTAACCCTGTAGTTGGGTTCGAAGCAGCCGAAGGGTACATCGACCACGTCGAAGTCGAGCGCACCCACCAGCACATTCCCTACTACGCTGAGGAGTTCGTGCTGGCGACGGGCGGCCTCGTCGGGAAGGGACTCACTTCCTCGCGTGCAGGCGTGCGCGAACCGGTGTTTTCGTTACCCATCTCGCAGCCCGAAGACCGCTACGATTGGTTCGAAGACGAAGCGTTTGGCAACCACGCCTTCGCTCGGTTTGGCGTGGACGTGGATACGGAACTGCAGCCCTGCGACGAGACGGGTGCGGTGGCGTACGAGAATCTCCGTGCGGCCGGGGGCGTCCTCGGCGGTGCGGACTTTGCAGTGGAGAAATCAGGCAGCGGCAGCTCGCTTGCGACCGGTTGGGCTGCCGGACGCGGCGCAGGAGCAGACCTATGA
- the glpA gene encoding anaerobic glycerol-3-phosphate dehydrogenase subunit GlpA, producing the protein MESQTAVLVIGGGSTGCGIARDLAMRGVDVTLVEQGNLTHGTTGRMHGLLHSGGRYAVSDQKSARECIEENRVLRDIAAHCVEETGGLFVKRPEDTEAYFQEKLAGCRACDIPAEVLTAEEAREVEPYLAPDIEKAIWVPDGAVDPFRLCVANAASAEQHGGRVLTHAPVTDLVVEAGEVVGAKIRHERSSAKKTETIYADHVVNATGAWAGRLGDMAGVDIEVRPSKGVMTIMNVRQVDTVVNRCRPKGDADIVVPHETTCILGTTDEEVSDPEDYPEEQWEVDLVIDELTKLVPILGEARTIRSFWGVRPLYEPPEVGSDDPTDITRDFFLLDHAERDGLPGMTSIVGGKFTTYRMMAESITDHVCEKLGVRAACETADVPLPGSEDFSVLRDYMDEFGLRSPVGRRSVQRLGSRADDVLSTDVPNPVLCECEAVTRAEVQDALSAVGTDLNALRIRTRASMGNCQGGFCCHRLASELHPDHDEEVARGALDELYQERWKGERHALWGEQLSQAALNHALHAATLNRDGDPAKTGTPNWDAFDGGKP; encoded by the coding sequence ATGGAGTCACAAACTGCGGTTCTCGTTATCGGCGGTGGTTCGACGGGCTGTGGCATCGCGCGCGACCTCGCCATGCGCGGGGTCGATGTCACCCTCGTAGAACAGGGCAACTTGACCCACGGCACGACCGGCCGGATGCACGGCTTGCTCCACAGCGGCGGGCGCTACGCCGTCTCAGACCAGAAATCCGCCCGCGAGTGTATCGAGGAAAACCGCGTCCTCCGCGACATCGCCGCCCACTGCGTCGAGGAGACGGGTGGGCTGTTCGTGAAACGGCCAGAGGACACAGAAGCGTACTTTCAAGAAAAGCTCGCCGGGTGTCGGGCCTGTGACATCCCCGCAGAGGTGCTCACGGCCGAGGAAGCCCGCGAGGTCGAACCGTATCTCGCGCCCGACATAGAGAAGGCGATTTGGGTTCCTGATGGGGCGGTTGACCCCTTCCGGCTGTGCGTCGCAAACGCCGCGAGCGCAGAGCAACACGGCGGGCGCGTCCTCACCCACGCCCCGGTCACCGACCTGGTGGTCGAAGCCGGTGAGGTCGTCGGCGCGAAAATCCGTCACGAGCGCAGTTCAGCGAAAAAAACCGAGACCATCTACGCAGACCACGTCGTGAACGCCACGGGCGCGTGGGCCGGTCGGCTTGGCGACATGGCGGGCGTGGACATTGAAGTCCGCCCCTCGAAGGGCGTCATGACCATCATGAACGTCCGGCAAGTGGACACAGTCGTCAATCGCTGTCGGCCAAAGGGCGACGCGGACATCGTCGTGCCTCACGAGACGACGTGCATTCTCGGCACCACTGACGAGGAAGTGAGCGACCCCGAAGACTATCCTGAAGAGCAATGGGAGGTCGATTTGGTCATCGACGAACTAACCAAACTCGTCCCGATTCTCGGCGAGGCGCGGACGATTCGCTCGTTTTGGGGCGTTCGCCCGTTGTACGAACCGCCGGAAGTCGGGAGCGACGACCCGACCGATATCACGCGCGATTTCTTCCTCTTAGACCACGCAGAGCGCGACGGCCTGCCCGGCATGACGAGCATCGTCGGCGGGAAGTTCACGACCTACCGGATGATGGCCGAGTCCATCACCGACCACGTCTGTGAGAAACTCGGCGTCCGCGCCGCCTGTGAGACGGCGGACGTGCCCCTCCCCGGAAGCGAGGATTTCTCCGTGCTCCGCGACTACATGGACGAGTTCGGGCTTCGCTCGCCGGTTGGCCGCCGGTCGGTCCAACGCCTCGGGTCGCGGGCCGACGACGTGCTCTCAACCGACGTGCCGAATCCCGTGCTCTGTGAGTGTGAGGCCGTCACCCGAGCCGAGGTGCAAGACGCACTCTCTGCGGTGGGCACTGACCTGAACGCCCTCCGCATCCGCACGCGGGCGTCGATGGGCAACTGTCAGGGCGGGTTTTGCTGTCACCGACTGGCGAGCGAACTGCACCCCGACCACGACGAGGAAGTCGCCCGCGGCGCACTCGATGAGCTGTATCAAGAGCGCTGGAAGGGCGAACGACATGCGCTCTGGGGCGAACAGCTTTCGCAGGCCGCGCTGAACCACGCGCTCCACGCGGCGACGCTGAACCGCGACGGCGACCCGGCGAAAACAGGGACACCAAACTGGGACGCCTTCGACGGGGGCAAGCCGTGA
- the glpK gene encoding glycerol kinase GlpK produces the protein MTAHTYVGAIDQGTTGTRFMVFDHAGQVVSNAYETHEQHYPNPGWVEHDPVEIWENTKLVVSRALREADIEPTQLAALGITNQRETTVIWDAETGTPVHNALVWQDRRTTDRVERLEADEKVEWIREKTGLEADAYFSATKAEWLLDNADPIKIQRTRPEDVRDRAEAGELRMGTMDTWLIYKLTGQHVTDVTNASRTMLYNIRDLTWDAELLAEFDIPRSLLPDVRPSSDDEYYGYTDAEGFLGAEIPVAGALGDQQAALFGQTCFDEGDAKNTYGTGSFFLMNTGEEAVKSDHGLLTTIGFQRAGEPVQYALEGSIFITGAAIEWLEDVELIADPAQTAELARSVDSTDDVYVVPAFTGLGAPHWDGRARGTIVGITRGTKREHLVRATLESIAYQTRDVAEAMESDSGIEMNYLRVDGGAVKNNFLCQLQSDIIQTDIVRPEVDETTALGAAYAAGLAVGYWETVDELRDNWHVDREFTPEMATADADKKYDRWHDAVERSLDWARDGGS, from the coding sequence ATGACAGCACACACCTACGTCGGTGCAATCGACCAAGGAACGACCGGCACGCGATTCATGGTCTTTGACCACGCCGGACAGGTCGTCTCGAACGCCTACGAGACCCACGAACAGCACTACCCGAATCCCGGCTGGGTCGAACACGACCCGGTCGAAATCTGGGAGAACACCAAACTCGTCGTCTCACGAGCGCTCCGTGAGGCCGACATCGAACCCACCCAACTCGCCGCCCTCGGCATCACGAATCAGCGTGAAACGACGGTCATCTGGGACGCAGAAACCGGCACGCCGGTACACAACGCGCTGGTTTGGCAAGACCGCCGGACGACCGACCGCGTCGAACGCCTCGAAGCCGACGAGAAAGTCGAGTGGATTCGTGAGAAAACCGGCCTCGAAGCCGACGCCTACTTCTCTGCGACGAAAGCCGAGTGGCTGCTCGACAACGCAGACCCCATCAAGATTCAGCGCACCCGCCCCGAGGACGTGCGCGACCGCGCCGAAGCGGGCGAACTCCGCATGGGTACGATGGATACGTGGCTCATCTACAAACTCACCGGCCAGCACGTTACCGACGTGACAAACGCCTCGCGGACGATGCTCTACAACATCCGGGATTTGACGTGGGACGCAGAACTCCTCGCGGAGTTCGACATCCCGCGCAGTCTCCTCCCCGACGTGCGCCCCTCCAGCGACGACGAGTATTATGGGTACACCGATGCGGAGGGCTTCCTCGGCGCGGAAATCCCGGTCGCGGGTGCGCTTGGCGACCAGCAAGCCGCCCTGTTCGGCCAGACGTGTTTCGATGAGGGCGACGCGAAGAACACCTACGGAACGGGGTCGTTCTTCCTCATGAACACCGGCGAGGAGGCCGTGAAAAGTGACCACGGTCTGCTCACGACGATTGGCTTTCAGCGTGCGGGTGAACCCGTCCAGTACGCCCTCGAAGGCTCAATCTTCATCACCGGCGCGGCAATCGAGTGGCTAGAAGACGTCGAACTCATCGCAGACCCCGCCCAAACCGCAGAACTCGCCCGGTCGGTCGATTCCACCGACGATGTGTACGTCGTCCCTGCGTTCACCGGCCTCGGTGCGCCCCACTGGGACGGCCGCGCGCGCGGAACCATCGTCGGCATCACCCGCGGGACGAAGCGCGAACACCTCGTGCGCGCCACCCTCGAATCCATCGCCTACCAGACCCGCGACGTGGCCGAAGCGATGGAGAGCGATTCCGGCATCGAGATGAACTACCTCCGCGTCGATGGCGGGGCGGTGAAGAACAACTTCCTCTGCCAACTCCAGTCCGACATCATCCAGACGGACATCGTTCGTCCCGAGGTTGACGAAACCACCGCACTTGGGGCGGCCTACGCCGCCGGACTCGCCGTTGGCTACTGGGAGACGGTAGACGAACTCAGGGACAACTGGCACGTAGACCGCGAATTCACCCCGGAGATGGCAACGGCGGACGCCGACAAGAAATACGACCGCTGGCACGACGCCGTCGAACGCTCGCTTGACTGGGCGCGGGACGGAGGTAGCTAG
- a CDS encoding class I adenylate-forming enzyme family protein, whose product MNFANVVDRAAGNAPVKPAVSDTESLLTYATLADRTGAAANAFETLGVSPGERVAICLQNSLELLTAHLGAMKCGAIPVPINTRFPPSKIRHILDVSDVSVFVTDESFTEVATSVATPISVDGSVGHAFPDLLEAAETEYAVHPRRNDELAEVFYTSGTTGQPKGVHHTHGNILANAHGITNALGLTRQTVGLTVCQCFHVTGLNVTTTPLLLAEATNHLLSEFDTERVLATIENARVTYTFLTPSMLIDLIDDPRLDHYDSSSLELVGVGGAPLPRGRFNEAESVLDCAVLEGYGMTETTPLAAFNRPDPHERKAGSVGPPTREVVSLRIEDLETGERVAQGERGELLWAGDTVTPGYERPQNDRKSFVERDGTRWLRSGDIGWLDDDGHLFIVDRREDMFTTGCANIYPREIEDVLYDIEGVSGAAIIDARDDLRGAVVTAIITRSSDDVTREDVRETCLSNLEEHEVPQRIEFVDEIPKTVTGKINRVSLRETFGTESRN is encoded by the coding sequence ATGAACTTCGCAAACGTCGTTGACCGCGCCGCTGGGAACGCCCCGGTCAAACCGGCGGTGAGCGATACGGAGTCGCTCCTCACCTACGCGACGCTGGCAGACCGGACGGGCGCGGCTGCGAACGCCTTCGAAACACTCGGCGTCTCCCCCGGTGAGCGCGTTGCCATCTGCCTGCAAAACAGCCTTGAGCTGCTGACCGCGCATCTCGGCGCGATGAAGTGCGGCGCGATTCCCGTCCCCATCAACACCCGGTTTCCTCCCTCAAAGATTCGCCACATCCTCGACGTGAGCGACGTATCGGTGTTCGTTACCGACGAATCGTTCACAGAAGTCGCAACATCCGTGGCCACGCCGATTTCCGTCGATGGAAGCGTTGGACACGCGTTTCCCGACCTGCTCGAAGCGGCGGAGACCGAATACGCGGTTCATCCACGGCGAAACGACGAACTCGCGGAGGTGTTCTACACCTCGGGGACGACCGGCCAACCAAAAGGCGTCCACCACACCCACGGGAACATCCTCGCAAACGCCCACGGCATCACCAACGCACTCGGCTTGACGCGCCAGACCGTCGGCCTCACCGTGTGTCAGTGCTTCCATGTGACCGGCCTCAACGTCACGACGACGCCACTCCTCCTCGCTGAGGCGACGAACCACCTTCTGTCTGAATTCGACACAGAGCGCGTCCTCGCCACCATCGAAAACGCCCGAGTGACCTACACCTTCCTGACCCCGAGCATGCTCATCGACCTCATCGACGACCCGCGCCTCGACCACTACGACAGCTCATCGCTCGAACTCGTCGGCGTCGGCGGGGCACCCCTCCCGAGAGGTCGATTCAACGAGGCTGAGTCGGTGCTCGACTGCGCCGTCCTCGAAGGCTACGGCATGACCGAAACGACGCCACTGGCCGCGTTCAACCGACCAGACCCCCACGAGCGAAAGGCCGGAAGCGTCGGTCCGCCGACGCGTGAAGTCGTTTCGCTACGCATCGAGGATTTGGAAACCGGCGAGCGCGTCGCGCAGGGAGAGCGCGGCGAGTTGCTATGGGCCGGCGACACCGTGACACCGGGCTACGAGCGCCCGCAAAACGACCGGAAATCCTTCGTCGAACGCGACGGCACGCGGTGGCTGCGCTCTGGAGACATCGGCTGGCTCGACGACGACGGCCACCTGTTCATCGTGGACCGACGCGAAGACATGTTCACGACGGGGTGTGCGAACATCTACCCGCGCGAAATCGAAGACGTCCTCTACGACATCGAGGGCGTGTCGGGAGCGGCCATCATCGACGCCCGAGACGACCTTCGAGGGGCCGTCGTGACTGCGATCATCACCCGGTCGAGCGACGACGTGACCCGTGAAGATGTGAGAGAAACCTGCCTGTCGAATCTCGAAGAACACGAAGTGCCCCAGCGAATCGAGTTCGTCGACGAGATTCCGAAAACGGTGACGGGTAAAATCAATCGAGTGTCACTGCGAGAAACGTTCGGGACAGAGTCGCGCAACTAG
- a CDS encoding IclR family transcriptional regulator: MDDPAVPINSVKRSYAIVDEIREREIAGTTELANALSLPKSTVHNHLRTLEALGYLVKRGGSYQLSTQFLRLGRESRNSNDLFLHGRQAAKSLADQTNTYSQLVIEENGRGAILLATRWDYERLPPSSRHVYPTHEHLHTNAPGKAILAQFTAKRVHEIVAHHGLPARTDRTLTTEETLTAELTTIRERGYAVDTGEMIQGIVGVAAPVATDEQVYGAIAAYGPASDLRSELDGDLATIVREKAESIREDIVFATLSD; the protein is encoded by the coding sequence ATGGACGACCCGGCCGTACCCATCAACTCGGTGAAGCGCTCGTACGCAATCGTCGATGAGATTCGAGAGCGAGAAATCGCCGGGACAACTGAACTAGCCAACGCACTCTCGCTCCCGAAAAGCACCGTCCACAACCACCTTCGGACGCTAGAAGCACTTGGCTACCTCGTAAAACGCGGCGGTAGCTACCAGCTTAGTACACAGTTTCTCCGTCTCGGCCGGGAGTCGCGCAACAGCAACGACCTGTTCTTACACGGGCGCCAGGCGGCAAAATCGCTCGCAGACCAGACGAACACCTACAGTCAACTCGTCATCGAGGAAAACGGCCGAGGAGCAATCTTGCTCGCAACCCGCTGGGACTACGAGAGGCTCCCACCCTCGTCTCGACACGTCTATCCGACGCACGAACACCTCCACACGAATGCCCCGGGGAAAGCGATTCTCGCCCAATTCACAGCAAAGAGAGTGCACGAAATCGTAGCCCACCACGGACTGCCAGCACGCACAGACCGGACGCTCACGACCGAAGAAACCCTCACAGCTGAGTTAACGACCATCCGTGAGAGGGGCTATGCGGTCGATACCGGCGAGATGATTCAGGGCATCGTCGGCGTCGCGGCTCCCGTCGCCACCGACGAACAGGTGTACGGCGCAATCGCCGCCTACGGCCCCGCGAGCGACCTGCGGTCTGAACTGGACGGCGACCTCGCAACCATCGTCCGTGAGAAAGCGGAGAGCATCCGCGAGGACATCGTCTTTGCTACACTCTCTGACTGA